The Candida orthopsilosis Co 90-125, chromosome 3 draft sequence sequence CTGGCATGTTTGATATCAAGGGTTTTGCTTTAGTTATTGGTGCAGAAGTAAACAATATATTCTATGGAATATTTCAGGACTCAaggtttttttttcatcagtAAAGTCGCGAATTGACGGCACTACATTACAAAAAATtagtttgtgtaatttaGGGCTTTGCCCTATTTTGCTATTTATCAACCAAATAACATGCTTCTTCTCTGACGTATGCAATACTGCTCAAAGTCACATAGCGACGTCTCTATGCTCCAAAAGTAATTTTCAGCAAGTTCCAGACCAACCGATTGGGACGTCACAAACGTTACAACATCTGCGGGCATGTTTGAGGTTCCAATGTAATATCCTGCATTGGTTGTCACATTGTATTGAGACAGTTTTAGATAGGACAAATCAAATCTCTCCCTCTTTCTATATCTTGGGGAGTTGAGTACCCATCGATTCCAAACTTTGAAGTGATTAATGACGAATTTAGTTGGACCtgacatcatcaatttgtgCAAGTATTCTCTTATAACTGAATCATCGGTTACAGACCAGCATTTCTCGATAAATACCCTATCCAATCCTTTGTAGGTTTTGCTATGGTTTGAGGTTGGATCAACCATCCAACGAACAAAATCAGTCACGATATTTAGCACATGAAGATGGCTCTCCTCAAGCGCTTCTCCGTAATAAAACGAGAAGCCGGTAAACCCACATGTCCTAATTATAGTTCCCAATATTTCTTTCTGAGTTATGGTCATCTTTGGTCCCAGTACAGCTCTATCCACGATAGTGATTTGTCTCCTCATTCCTGGAGCTCGTTGACTTGATGACTCCATTATCGGATTTAGCTTAATCACATCCAAGAATGAAATGTCAATAATTAATTGTTCAACCAACTGAAATACTTTCAATACTTCATCGCCAATATATCCCAGATGAAGTTCATGCTCTCCCAGAGTCAGGCGCTGGGAGCTCTTTCGTCTTTTGACCCTAATTGttaatttttgcaatctAGTAGAAGAAGCGactaatttcaacaaatttataGTATCTGAATAGCATAAGTTATATGGTTGATCCAAGAATAGAGAGACCTCCACAAAAGCGGGTTTATGTTGCAGCAAATATTTCAAGACTCGTTGAATACCATCGGTCGCAGGGATATCTGAATagttcaaaaacaaatccaaACGACGTAGGTTGCAAAGTGTCTCTAGCAACAGATCTGACATCTGTAATGTTTGAGCATGAACTGCTAAgaacttcaattttggcaaCTCTACATCGCTTTGAATTATAGAGTCAACACACTCATCTAAGATTCTCAACTCTGttaaatttggaaacatcatcaactcaGAGCTATTCAAAAGCTCATTATCACATTCCAAGTAGCTAACGAAATTGCACATAGAAAGCCTGTCTTCGTAGTAGCATTTGAAATTCCGGTCACCAATAATATAGTTCTTGAAACTGGACCTGGCTAATTCACTTTTACTGCAATCTTCTATGTTCCCACCGATCAACTCTTTGATAAATTCCCTATGATAGGTTTTTTTGTCACTGTACAGCTGACGTGACGTGGGTGTAGATAGAACTGAATCGATCTGATTTCGACGTACGAGGCTAATGTTTCGAAATAGCACACCACCTAATCTAATCCTCATAGTGCGACTGGTAGAAGATAATGAAAGTAAATCCCGATAGTAGCCATAACATCGTTCACTATTCGTAATATAGGTATGAGCGGGGAATCTGTCTTCGTCATCCTTCAATCCGCATATATCCACTTGCGCCTCTGAAAGCCACACTATTATTTTGCTGAGAAGTTCCAATGGTAAACTTTCAATCAGTGAAATGGTAGTAGCGACTTGCGCATTTGTTGGCTGCATCACAAGCTCTCTAGATGAATATTTAGCAGTTTTTGTGGGGCTGTCTGAGATGTCACACTCTGGTAATTGTGTAAAGAAGGTTTTATCTATGACGCTGATGCTTGGATTGATTGGTGCATCTCGGCTTAAAGTTGTGAACACAATCTTATCACGcgaaatcaaaatcaagaacGGCCAGATCGACTGAGAGTATCAAAGCTTGCACGGGATGTTTGCAGAGTGCTATTATGCTTAAATTAAACGTAAAAATTGGAATAAACAAATCTATAGAAATCCTATTGACCAGCTTAAACCTTGAAACCTCTTGATCTTCTTCTACCTCTAGCTCTTTCGAATTTTCTACCCTTGGACAAAATTCTTGGAGCTTTACCCTTGTGTGGACCGAAACCAAAGTGTCTGACAGCTTCTCTGGCATTTCTTGGACCTCTTACAATCAAAGTGTTTTGACCTTTTGGAGCTCTCAAAGCTAATTGATCCAAAGTGATAGCTTCACCACCGTTCTTCAAAATTCTAGCCTTGGCACCAGCAGTGAATCTTAAAGCAGCAACAGTAGCCTTTGGAAATTCCAACAATCTGTTGTCATCAGTAACGgtaccaacaacaacaatggtcTTTTGGGAAGCACCctcatttttcaatgcaCGAGAGATTCTTGAGACTGAAACTGGTGGTCTGTTAATCTTGGACAAAtacaatgatttcaaaataacCTTGTTAAATGGGGCATCGGTACGACCTAGACAATTAGTTAGTATATGGGGCAAAGGTTTCATACCTAGATCTGCTCAGAAGACGCACGCATTTACCATTGAGAATGGTAATACAGCACTCGCAGATGATCATTCAATCACATTCGTAGAACGAGTCTAGAATGGAGAATATCTAAAGTGATTGCAATTAAGATGCCAGCGcatgatgaaatcaaatggaGAAATGTACCTCGTTGATAGTGTGTCTACTACCCAGTAAATCCCTCCCCTTCAATAGGCTTCAGGCAAGTTCAGAATACAATTCACTTGATGAATccttttcattcaataGTGTGTATGATCTTCGGGGTGGTAAATAATCAACGTCTTCTATGCCTCTTGAActaattttcaataattaCATACGAGCCAAGAATGAGTACAATTTaaccaacaacttcaaataGACATTGTCTGATTTTGGTGCGGTTCTGTGACCTGATCTGATGTGTTGTTTGGTGGTGTGATCTCTACCCATGGTTgatgtttgttgttgatgaaggtAAGAAAGGTGTGATGAGGTTTGACtcgattgaaaattttgtactTTTGAATTGTGCGTCAGTATTGTCAGACGCTTTTGTAacccaaaaaaaaaagatgtTCGGAATAGTATGTATCACATGATTAATTGTGACTGTCGAAGCGAGCGATTCTCATATAAGCCCAAACCtattcaaatccaaaaagaTCTGAAACAGTATGCAACAACTAAGTCCGGCATCATTCCTTGACTATTTAGTGGCCAATTATATTCATACTGTTCGAAAACGCGGGTGCCCGGGTGAAGTTCAATCACGTGATGCGGAAGTTAATATCCGTATTTTCGTTTATCGAActcaattttgtgttgaGTGAGCGCATGGACGTGGGGGGTGGTGTCACTTCATTCCAATACACGGCCACACATAACCAAAGTCCGGGCGTTCGTAAATTGCTTCCACATAACATTCACCTAGAATAGTAGCGATGGTTCAGTTGACACCAATACGAGGCTTTACAAATACCCCGGTCTCAAAGTCAATATGCAttatatcaacaatattgcCACTCGTTTTGTCAATCTTATC is a genomic window containing:
- a CDS encoding Rpl18 predicted ribosomal protein, with translation MGRDHTTKQHIRSGHRTAPKSDNVYLKLLVKLYSFLARRTDAPFNKVILKSLYLSKINRPPVSVSRISRALKNEGASQKTIVVVGTVTDDNRLLEFPKATVAALRFTAGAKARILKNGGEAITLDQLALRAPKGQNTLIVRGPRNAREAVRHFGFGPHKGKAPRILSKGRKFERARGRRRSRGFKV